The Xanthomonas fragariae genome has a segment encoding these proteins:
- a CDS encoding outer membrane protein assembly factor BamE, producing MRNLLLVAAVALSTAGCGIIYKQPIYQGNLIKQNAVEQLQVGQSKQQVSALLGTPSIPDPFHAQRWDYTSTQRVDRLAHTEVKNFTVFFENEQVARWEGDYFPSQDEQLAKSAPKQFGRNLTRDKKKQRGR from the coding sequence ATGCGCAATCTCCTGCTGGTCGCCGCCGTTGCTCTCTCCACCGCTGGCTGCGGCATCATCTACAAGCAGCCGATCTACCAGGGTAATCTGATCAAACAGAACGCCGTGGAGCAACTGCAGGTAGGCCAGAGCAAGCAGCAGGTCAGCGCGTTGCTGGGTACCCCCTCGATCCCCGATCCGTTCCATGCGCAGCGTTGGGACTATACCTCGACCCAGCGCGTGGACCGTCTGGCGCACACCGAGGTCAAGAACTTCACCGTGTTCTTCGAGAACGAGCAGGTGGCGCGCTGGGAAGGCGATTATTTCCCTTCCCAGGACGAGCAGTTGGCCAAATCGGCGCCCAAGCAGTTCGGCCGCAATCTGACACGCGACAAAAAGAAGCAGCGCGGCCGTTGA
- the smpB gene encoding SsrA-binding protein SmpB: MSKKPSKDKANGATATKTIALNKRARHEYHLEERYEAGLALQGWEVKAIRAGRANIVDGYAYVRSGEIFLIGAQITPLIQASSHTIPEERRTRKLLLHRREIDKVLSSVARDGYTLVPTALYWSNNKVKLEIALAKGKQNHDKRDAAKDRDWQRDKQRVMRRHNRDA, encoded by the coding sequence ATGAGCAAGAAACCATCCAAGGATAAAGCAAACGGCGCGACCGCCACCAAAACGATCGCGCTGAACAAGCGTGCGCGTCACGAATACCACCTAGAAGAGCGCTATGAAGCCGGCCTGGCCCTGCAGGGCTGGGAAGTCAAGGCGATCCGCGCTGGCCGCGCTAATATCGTCGACGGCTACGCGTACGTGCGGTCTGGCGAGATTTTCCTGATCGGTGCGCAGATCACCCCGCTGATCCAGGCCTCCTCGCACACGATTCCCGAAGAGCGACGCACCCGCAAACTGCTGCTGCACCGTAGGGAAATCGACAAGGTGCTGAGCAGCGTCGCACGCGACGGCTACACCCTAGTGCCCACCGCGCTGTACTGGAGCAACAATAAGGTCAAGCTGGAAATCGCCCTGGCCAAGGGCAAGCAGAATCACGACAAGCGCGACGCCGCCAAAGACCGCGACTGGCAGCGCGACAAGCAGCGCGTGATGCGCCGGCATAATCGCGATGCATGA
- the fur gene encoding ferric iron uptake transcriptional regulator, giving the protein METHDLRKVGLKVTHPRMRILELLEQKSNHHHLSAEDIYRQLLDHGDEIGLATVYRVLTQFEAAGLVLKHNFEGGQAVYELDRGGHHDHMVDVDTGHVIEFESEEIEALQRQIAAKHGYELEEHSLVLYVRKKRPR; this is encoded by the coding sequence ATGGAAACCCACGACCTGCGCAAAGTCGGGCTCAAGGTCACTCATCCGCGTATGCGGATCCTGGAACTGCTCGAGCAAAAGAGCAATCACCACCACCTCAGCGCAGAAGACATCTATCGCCAGCTACTCGATCACGGCGACGAGATCGGTCTGGCCACGGTCTACCGGGTGCTGACTCAGTTCGAGGCCGCCGGCCTGGTGCTGAAGCACAATTTCGAAGGCGGCCAGGCTGTATACGAGCTGGATCGCGGCGGCCATCACGACCATATGGTCGATGTGGATACTGGTCACGTCATCGAGTTCGAGAGTGAAGAGATCGAGGCGCTGCAGCGTCAGATCGCGGCCAAGCACGGCTATGAGCTGGAAGAGCATTCGCTGGTGCTGTACGTGCGCAAGAAGCGTCCACGCTAA
- a CDS encoding S8 family serine peptidase has protein sequence MAIGKPPRPRPARAAPRKSAASAEKPVRQRAKHLPQPGAQAPALTRVQGRARTVIYIHGIGNKPPAEVLRCQWDQALFGRPMGERTRLAYWVNRERYPVAEPGNCDARDVGPALNQSVQRTLSTLGLVPGEQDLHLLADALAQNEQERADLHRLLDELDGALALRSVQAKGSIDAINRVLLRLISAALLQDVHDLFFVPERAALMRESLAQRLRSGGGPFVVVAHSQGSMIAYDVLRQLQAADCEVALFVTLGSPLGLPQMRSMFKRWTGTRKLPFPDCVQRWFNVAETRDPIALDSDLTDDIANARGRFENLPGARLNPDWPYNAHSGSGYLTIPQVRAAVREAVGVGFDQPVSNVVLIKDLSEQLEAHGPEYRHEVLIELDRQLPGNDPAGVRVLLLSELRDTAARSTGLSGDALDEAIELEDSLQRFVSVRLTRFEIESLQDRYRALGFRRVWRDAGKRALIHASGNVLHADAARTAYHARGQQIGWAVLDTGIAADHPHFFVKGERDNVVAQWDCTRRGAAKRLTRADGDAFAKLDRHGHGTHIAGIIAGQCRAVIPDAQGNPGSPLEFAGMAPDTQLYGFKVLNDAGNGRDSWMIKAVQQVAAINERASELIIHGVNLSLGGYFDPESYGCGFTPLCNELRRLWRQGVLVVVAAGNEGLAWLMRNDGDAYPVNMDLSISDPGNLEDAIVVGSVHKSSPHNYGVSYFSSRGPTADGRGKPDVVAPGEKILSAYYGFDPKDPASLMVEMSGTSMAAPHVSGVLAGFLSARREFIGFPDRVKQLLLETSIDLERDRYVQGRGLPNLMRMLEKT, from the coding sequence ATGGCGATAGGCAAGCCCCCCCGTCCACGGCCTGCGCGCGCTGCGCCGCGCAAGTCAGCAGCAAGCGCTGAAAAACCGGTGCGTCAGCGTGCGAAGCATCTGCCGCAGCCGGGTGCGCAGGCGCCCGCGTTGACCCGCGTGCAGGGCCGGGCGCGCACTGTGATCTACATCCACGGCATCGGCAACAAGCCGCCAGCTGAGGTTCTGCGCTGCCAATGGGACCAAGCGCTGTTCGGGCGGCCGATGGGCGAGCGTACGCGGCTGGCGTATTGGGTCAATCGCGAGCGTTATCCGGTCGCCGAGCCCGGCAACTGCGATGCGCGCGACGTCGGGCCTGCGCTCAACCAAAGCGTGCAACGAACCTTGAGTACGCTTGGGTTAGTGCCGGGCGAGCAGGATCTGCATCTGCTGGCCGATGCGTTGGCGCAGAACGAACAGGAACGTGCGGATCTGCATCGGCTGCTGGATGAATTGGATGGCGCGCTTGCCCTCCGCAGCGTGCAGGCCAAAGGATCCATCGATGCGATCAACCGGGTGCTGCTGCGGCTGATTTCCGCTGCGTTGCTGCAAGACGTGCACGACCTGTTCTTCGTGCCGGAGCGCGCGGCGCTGATGCGCGAAAGCCTGGCACAACGGTTGCGCTCGGGCGGCGGGCCATTCGTGGTGGTCGCACACAGCCAGGGTTCGATGATCGCCTACGACGTGCTGCGCCAACTACAGGCCGCGGACTGCGAGGTCGCCTTGTTCGTTACCCTGGGCTCGCCACTGGGCTTGCCGCAGATGCGCAGCATGTTCAAGCGCTGGACCGGTACGCGCAAACTGCCGTTTCCCGACTGTGTGCAGCGCTGGTTCAATGTGGCCGAAACGCGCGACCCAATCGCGCTGGATTCGGATCTCACAGACGACATTGCCAATGCCAGGGGGCGCTTCGAGAATCTGCCCGGCGCACGTCTGAATCCGGATTGGCCGTACAACGCGCATTCGGGTTCGGGTTATCTAACGATTCCGCAGGTGCGTGCCGCAGTGCGCGAGGCGGTTGGTGTCGGCTTCGATCAGCCAGTCTCCAATGTGGTGTTGATCAAGGATCTCAGCGAGCAGCTCGAAGCGCACGGTCCAGAGTATCGGCATGAGGTGTTGATCGAGCTGGATCGGCAGTTGCCGGGCAACGACCCGGCCGGCGTTCGCGTGCTGCTGTTGTCGGAGTTACGCGATACCGCAGCACGTAGCACCGGCCTGAGTGGCGATGCGTTGGATGAAGCGATCGAACTGGAAGACAGCTTGCAGCGCTTCGTGTCGGTGCGGCTGACGCGCTTCGAGATTGAATCGCTGCAGGATCGCTATCGCGCATTGGGGTTCCGGCGCGTGTGGCGCGATGCTGGCAAACGCGCGCTGATCCACGCCTCCGGCAACGTGTTGCATGCCGATGCCGCACGCACCGCGTATCACGCGCGCGGGCAGCAGATCGGTTGGGCGGTGCTGGATACCGGCATCGCGGCCGACCATCCGCACTTTTTCGTCAAGGGCGAGCGCGACAACGTGGTGGCGCAATGGGATTGCACGCGGCGTGGCGCGGCCAAGCGGCTTACGCGTGCGGATGGCGATGCGTTTGCCAAGCTCGATCGACATGGGCATGGCACGCATATCGCCGGAATCATTGCCGGCCAATGTCGTGCCGTGATTCCTGATGCACAGGGCAATCCCGGCAGCCCGCTGGAGTTTGCCGGCATGGCGCCAGATACCCAGTTGTACGGCTTTAAAGTGCTCAACGATGCAGGAAACGGCCGCGATTCGTGGATGATCAAGGCGGTGCAGCAAGTGGCCGCGATCAACGAGCGCGCCAGCGAGTTGATCATCCATGGCGTGAATCTTAGCCTGGGCGGCTACTTCGACCCGGAGAGTTATGGCTGCGGCTTTACGCCGTTATGCAACGAATTGCGGCGGCTGTGGCGGCAGGGCGTGTTGGTGGTCGTCGCCGCAGGCAACGAAGGCCTTGCCTGGTTGATGCGCAACGATGGCGATGCGTATCCGGTGAATATGGACCTCTCGATCAGCGACCCGGGCAATCTGGAAGATGCCATCGTGGTCGGCTCTGTGCACAAGAGCAGTCCGCACAACTACGGCGTGTCGTATTTTTCGTCGCGCGGGCCGACAGCCGATGGCCGTGGCAAGCCTGATGTGGTCGCGCCAGGCGAGAAGATCCTGTCGGCCTATTACGGCTTCGACCCAAAAGATCCGGCCAGCCTGATGGTGGAGATGAGTGGCACCAGCATGGCCGCGCCGCACGTCTCCGGCGTACTGGCCGGCTTTTTGTCGGCACGCCGCGAGTTCATTGGTTTCCCGGATCGGGTCAAGCAACTGCTTCTGGAAACCAGTATCGACCTGGAGCGCGATCGCTATGTGCAGGGCAGGGGGCTGCCGAATTTGATGCGGATGCTTGAAAAGACGTGA
- a CDS encoding RnfH family protein: MRVEVVLAWPDRCHSMLLDLPKGATVAEAVAASGLAIEQAPAAHAIYGLVAGPEQVLREGDRVELLRPLLLDPKEARRRRAGPGPGKKARRDV, translated from the coding sequence ATGCGCGTTGAAGTTGTGCTGGCCTGGCCGGATCGTTGTCATTCGATGCTGCTCGATCTGCCCAAAGGCGCCACGGTTGCCGAGGCCGTTGCAGCGTCTGGCTTGGCGATTGAGCAGGCGCCTGCAGCGCACGCCATCTACGGCTTGGTCGCTGGACCAGAGCAGGTGTTACGCGAAGGAGACCGGGTCGAGTTGCTCAGGCCGCTATTGCTGGATCCAAAAGAGGCCCGTCGCCGACGTGCTGGGCCCGGGCCCGGTAAGAAAGCCCGCCGCGACGTTTAG
- a CDS encoding type II toxin-antitoxin system RatA family toxin, with amino-acid sequence MPTIRRSALVEHSTSRMFDLVNDVAAYPRRFGWCDAAHVLEQDQAHIVARLDLGLGSFRTWFTTENILERPGRIVMHLRDGPFKRLEGLWEFQSLGENACKVSLTMEVETSSRLLGPALALGFQGLADRMVNDFVRVADRGDV; translated from the coding sequence ATGCCTACCATCCGTCGCAGCGCCCTGGTCGAACACAGTACCTCCCGCATGTTCGATCTGGTCAATGATGTCGCCGCCTATCCGCGCCGCTTCGGCTGGTGCGACGCTGCCCATGTGCTCGAACAGGACCAGGCGCATATCGTGGCGCGCCTGGATCTTGGGCTGGGGTCGTTCCGCACTTGGTTCACCACCGAGAACATCTTGGAGCGCCCCGGGCGCATCGTCATGCATCTGCGCGACGGCCCGTTCAAGCGCCTCGAAGGGCTGTGGGAATTTCAGTCGTTGGGCGAGAATGCCTGCAAGGTCAGTCTGACGATGGAGGTGGAGACCAGCTCGCGGCTGTTGGGACCGGCGCTCGCACTGGGTTTCCAAGGTTTGGCGGATCGCATGGTCAACGATTTTGTGCGGGTCGCCGATCGCGGCGACGTCTAG